GCATAAGCTCGTTCAGGGAAGCGAGGAAGCTCGTCTCGATGGGCGTTCCCGTGGAGGTGGAAAGATGAGGTTCGTCCTGCCGAAGGGAAGGCTTCTCAGGGGCTCGCTGGAAATCCTGAGGAAGGCCGGCTATAACATCGACAAGCCTGGCGAGAGGAAGCTAATCGAGAGGTTCAACGGCAACGAGGTTCTCCTCGCGAGGGCCTTCGACGTTCCCGTTTATGTCGAGCACGGCGTTGACGTGGGTATAGCAGGAAGCGACGTCCTTGAGGAGCGCGAAAGTGACGTTTTCGTCCCGTTGGAGCTTCCCTTCGGAAAGTGCAGGCTCAGTTTAGCGATGCCGGCTGAGAGCGTCGTCCCACCGGAGGACATGGACGGTTTCAGAATAGCGACCAAATACGAGCGGATAGCGAGGAGCTACTTCTCAAGGCTTGGCGTCGA
The Thermococcus sp. 21S9 DNA segment above includes these coding regions:
- the hisG gene encoding ATP phosphoribosyltransferase; translated protein: MRFVLPKGRLLRGSLEILRKAGYNIDKPGERKLIERFNGNEVLLARAFDVPVYVEHGVDVGIAGSDVLEERESDVFVPLELPFGKCRLSLAMPAESVVPPEDMDGFRIATKYERIARSYFSRLGVEVEIIKLSGSVELAPKVGVADAIVDIVETGETLRANGLVEVEKIMDVSAQLLVNRISQKTKFDEINALILAIKEVIGDGA